From Panicum hallii strain FIL2 chromosome 2, PHallii_v3.1, whole genome shotgun sequence, a single genomic window includes:
- the LOC112881210 gene encoding putative F-box/LRR-repeat protein At5g02700 produces MAPVPSAIGDGKATALVTLGDGAKASFWQSAWLDGLAPMDIFPDLFKLAWRKNRSVKEELENQSWTRGLWRMQSVNEMASFVRLWDLVQTVVLSAEPDFIRWKWTGTWSPPPPPPPITLRPDSVASMPCSSGPELGRDAEMDRRRGRGSPPRGPCAVTRSQSLVDRISALPDDVLHRILAGVGCVRSAARTSILSRRWRGLWTGLETVTIRDLAPDAIHAALARLARPAVAALDIHVSVPRQGLQAADVDSLLAAAAGLSPVKLAVAIPACSFDVDGDDDVSLSLARLDATESLGLEVHGVFFVSPPGLEFPKLETLSLSACGMDLAAMIPRCPKLRVLRVTKQPSSVTKIEVHSASLEEFVVSTLAQSAIDIAAPALKKLTLACNMGTDGSLSVVTPMVEEISIKCWYFSMYVDLFSELWRVVFLGIRTVEGGGDAPALVLPRAHVMSLQIIMSTRFSERRFAEEMEKIPVPVVSVLELKIGSRGHVFGPLVLYLLQIYPAVQKLDIILLESRPKVEDSCFSCFRRRCLCERSNRDWRDETVSLISLTEVEIKGLRGGYHEVDFLRLIFRGAPLLQRVAVKLCAAIIPGDDWYNTVLDTFEEYPGVNCTVYL; encoded by the exons ATGGCGCCTGTACCATCTGCAATTGGAGACGGAAAAGCCACTGCTCTGGTCACACTGGGTGACGGAGCCAAAGCCTCATTCTGGCAGTCTGCTTGGCTTGACGGCCTCGCCCCCATGGACATTTTCCCGGATCTCTTCAAACTTGCTTGGAGAAAGAACCGATCAGTGAAGGAGGAGTTGGAAAATCAGAGCTGGACTCGCGGCCTATGGAGAATGCAAAGCGTAAATGAGATGGCGAGCTTCGTGAGGTTGTGGGATTTGGTGCAGACCGTGGTGCTGTCAGCTGAACCGGACTTCATCCGATGGAAGTGGACGGGCACATG gtcgccgccgccgccgccgccaccgatcACCCTCCGGCCGGACTCCGTCGCTTCCATGCCTTGCTCTTCCGGCCCCGAG CTAGGTCGGGACGCGGAGATGGACCGCCGCCGGGGCCGCGGCTCGCCGCCGCGCGGACCTTGCGCTGTCACACGTTCCCAGAGCCTCGTGGACCGCATCAGCGCCCTCCCGGACGACGTGCTGCACCGGATCCTCGCCGGCGTCGGCTGCGTCCGCTCCGCCGCGCGCACCAGCATCCTCTCCCGCCGGTGGCGCGGGCTCTGGACCGGCCTCGAGACGGTCACCATCCGCGACCTCGCGCCCGACGCGATCCACGCCGCGCTCGCCCGGCTCGCCCGCCCCGCGGTGGCGGCCCTCGACATCCACGTCTCCGTGCCGCGGCAGGGGCTTCAAGCGGCTGACGTGGACTCcttgctcgccgccgccgcgggcctgtCGCCGGTCAAGCTCGCCGTCGCCATCCCGGCGTGCTCATTCGACGTCGACGGGGACGACGACGTCTCCCTGTCCCTGGCCCGCCTCGACGCGACCGAATCGCTCGGTCTCGAAGTACATGGGGTTTTCTTCGTCTCGCCGCCGGGGCTGGAGTTCCCGAAGCTGGAGACGCTGTCCCTCTCGGCCTGCGGCATGGACCTCGCCGCCATGATCCCGCGCTGCCCCAAGCTGCGCGTTCTCAGGGTGACCAAGCAGCCATCCTCCGTCACCAAGATCGAGGTCCACTCGGCGTCGCTGGAAGAGTTCGTCGTGAGCACGCTGGCGCAGTCCGCCATCGACATCGCGGCCCCCGCGCTGAAGAAACTGACGCTGGCCTGCAACATGGGCACGGACGGCAGCTTGTCGGTCGTGACACCAATGGTGGAGGAGATCTCCATCAAGTGCTGGTATTTCTCCATGTACGTTGATCTCTTCAGCGAGTTGTGGCGCGTCGTCTTCCTGGGCATACGGAcggtggagggcggcggcgacgcaCCAGCTCTCGTGCTCCCTCGCGCCCACGTCATGTCGCTGCAAATCATTATG AGCACTCGTTTTTCGGAGAGGAGATTTGCTGAAGAAATGGAGAAGATTCCTGTTCCCGTCGTCTCTGTTCTAGAGCTCAAGATCGGATCACGGGGCCATGTCTTTGGACCATTGGTGCTGTACCTGCTTCAGATTTATCCTGCTGTGCAAAAGCTCGACATCATTCTACTGGAATCCCGG CCCAAAGTGGAAGACTCTTGCTTTAGTTGCTTCAGAAGGAGGTGCCTCTGCGAGAGGTCTAACAGGGACTGGAGAGATGAAACTGTCTCCCTGATCAGCCTCACGGAGGTGGAAATCAAGGGGCTCAGAGGAGGATACCATGAGGTCGATTTCCTCCGGCTGATCTTCAGAGGCGCGCCGCTGCTTCAGAGAGTGGCCGTGAAGCTGTGCGCTGCAATCATTCCAGGTGACGACTGGTACAACACAGTCCTCGACACCTTCGAGGAGTACCCTGGCGTGAACTGCACTGTCTATCTGTAG
- the LOC112882935 gene encoding probable cysteine protease RD19D → MAAQLVAALVLLLPLAGASDYDGFIRQVTDGGSRAWPGLLTEAQFAAFVRRHGRRYSGPEEYARRLRVFAANLARAAAHQALDPSARHGVTPFSDLTREEFEARFTGVRAGGDVQRLVRGSMPAAAPAPEEEVARLPASFDWREKGAVTGVKTQGACGSCWAFSTTGAVEGANFLATGKLLNLSEQQLVDCDHTCSAVARNECNNGCAGGLMTNAYAYLMESGGLMEQREYPYTGAPGPCRFDPARAAVRVANFTAVPAGDERQTRAALVRRGPLAVGLNAAFMQTYVGGVSCPLVCPRAWVNHGVLLVGYGARGFAALRLGYRPYWIIKNSWGEQWGERGYYRLCRGSNVCGVDSMVSAVAVAPPP, encoded by the exons ATGGCTGCCCAGCTTGTCGCCGCCCTCGTCCTGCTCCTGCCGCTCGCCGGCGCGTCCGACTACGATGGCTTCATCCGGCAGGTGACCGACGGAGGCTCCCGAGCCTGGCCGGGGCTGCTCACGGAGGCGCAGTTCGCGGCGTTCGTGAGGCGGCACGGGCGGCGGTACTCCGGGCCCGAGGAGTACGCGCGGCGGCTGCGCGTGTTCGCGGCCAACCTGGCCCGCGCCGCGGCGCACCAGGCGCTGGACCCCTCGGCGCGGCACGGGGTCACGCCCTTCTCCGACCTCACGCGGGAGGAGTTCGAGGCGCGCTTCACGGGAGTCCGCGCCGGCGGAGACGTCCAGCGGCTTGTGCGGGGGAGcatgcccgccgccgcgccggcgccggaggaggaggtggcgcgCCTGCCGGCCAGCTTCGACTGGCGCGAGAAGGGCGCCGTCACCGGCGTCAAGACGCAGGGCGCGTGCGGGTCGTGCTGGGCGTTCAGCACGACGGGCGCCGTGGAGGGCGCCAACTTCCTCGCCACCGGGAAGCTCCTCAACCTAAGcgagcagcagctcgtcgactgCGACCACACG TGCAGCGCGGTGGCGCGGAACGAGTGCAACAACGGCTGCGCCGGCGGGCTGATGACGAACGCGTACGCGTACCTGATGGAGTCCGGCGGGCTGATGGAGCAGCGCGAGTACCCGTACACGGGCGCGCCGGGGCCCTGCCGCTTCGACCCGGCCCGCGCTGCCGTCCGCGTCGCCAACTTCACCGCCGtccccgccggcgacgagcgccAGACCCGCGCGGCGCTCGTCCGCCGCGGCCCGCTGGCGGTGGGGCTGAACGCGGCGTTCATGCAGACGTACGTAGGCGGGGTGTCGTGCCCGCTCGTCTGCCCGCGGGCGTGGGTCAACCACGGCGTGCTTCTCGTCGGCTACGGCGCGCGCGGCTTCGCGGCGCTGCGCCTGGGCTACCGCCCCTACTGGATCATCAAGAACTCGTGGGGGGAGCAGTGGGGGGAGCGAGGGTACTACCGCCTCTGCCGCGGCAGCAACGTCTGCGGCGTCGACAGCATGGtctccgccgtcgccgtcgcgccgccgccgtga
- the LOC112882155 gene encoding F-box only protein 7-like, with amino-acid sequence MAEATPPAGQPPSWSEIPWDLAGMVLRLLPAYEDRARFAAVCPQWRAAARRFHLPPPLPLLALPDGTFYSLPYGKPFRFPGFGCVGYKGAAFGSWLVFPRDNGCFLVDPFAGATVKLPALSSVRLRPPNAADKYVKYQDHVTPNGKHYLTWLDIRDSNNVPTLNKLIVCSPNLVAAFVGTGHISQILMCQPGASSWSVRAYDPCYGFEDMAFYQGKLYALAIDENLLVVNISQDPNTGDPQVSRIGQVIKGDPDPLFEAWLPDDTTARKKLYLVESRGALLMVRRKVCCRVVGDTIVAGGISEFEVLEADFEHSRWVNVTTLGDDQMLFLGRPCSKAVSASQYGIFSDQIFFLDDVMENAVIYAFDEENTSVNVYDMRDGEVSSPLLMAWKHEILATWLFPQD; translated from the coding sequence ATGGCCGAGGCCACGCCGCCCGCCGGGCAGCCGCCGTCGTGGTCGGAGATCCCGTGGGACCTGGCCGGCATGGTGCTCCGCCTCCTACCCGCCTACGAGGACCGCGCCCGCTTCGCCGCCGTGTGCCCGCAGtggcgcgccgccgcgcggcgTTTCCACCTGCCCCCGCCGCTGCCTCTGCTCGCGCTCCCGGACGGCACCTTCTACAGCCTCCCCTACGGCAAGCCCTTCCGCTTCCCTGGCTTCGGATGTGTCGGCTACAAGGGCGCCGCCTTTGGCAGCTGGCTCGTCTTCCCGCGGGACAACGGCTGCTTCTTGGTCGACCCTTTCGCCGGGGCCACCGTGAAGCTCCCTGCTCTGTCTTCCGTCCGGCTCCGTCCACCAAATGCAGCTGATAAGTATGTGAAGTATCAGGACCATGTTACACCAAATGGGAAACACTACCTTACATGGCTGGATATCAGGGACTCCAATAATGTGCCCACATTAAACAAACTGATTGTGTGCTCACCAAACCTCGTCGCTGCATTCGTTGGCACTGGACATATAAGTCAGATTCTAATGTGCCAGCCAGGGGCTTCCTCATGGTCTGTACGTGCGTATGATCCATGTTACGGGTTTGAAGACATGGCTTTCTATCAGGGAAAGCTCTACGCCCTTGCTATTGATGAGAACCTCCTTGTCGTCAACATCAGCCAAGATCCGAACACCGGTGACCCACAGGTCTCGCGAATTGGACAGGTCATCAAGGGTGATCCTGACCCTCTGTTTGAAGCTTGGTTACCGGACGACACTACAGCCAGAAAGAAGCTCTACCTAGTCGAATCACGTGGTGCACTGCTGATGGTACGCAGGAAGGTTTGCTGCAGAGTGGTAGGGGACACGATTGTCGCTGGAGGGATCAGCGAGTTTGAGGTGTTGGAGGCTGACTTTGAGCACTCACGGTGGGTGAATGTGACAACTCTTGGGGATGACCAGATGCTTTTCCTCGGACGACCATGCTCCAAGGCTGTGTCCGCGTCTCAGTATGGGATATTCAGCGACCAAATCTTCTTCTTAGATGATGTAATGGAGAATGCAGTCATCTACGCCTTTGATGAGGAGAACACTTCTGTCAATGTCTATGACATGAGGGACGGCGAGGTCTCTTCTCCTTTGCTGATGGCCTGGAAGCACGAGATTCTTGCGACATGGCTGTTCCCTCAGGACTAA
- the LOC112881990 gene encoding G-type lectin S-receptor-like serine/threonine-protein kinase At2g19130: MRPPHHLLLGLLLLCLHAPPRPAAAADTVSPGNGLAGTAARLVSNNSKFALGFFKADSESPNTYLGIWFHRVPKLTPLWSANGDSPVVDPASPELAISGDGNLVILDRATRSVVWSTRANATTSRTVAVLLDDGNLVLRSAFNASDVFWQSFDHPTDTLFAGAKIGWSKRTGLNRRLVSRKNSVDQAPGLYSLELDLNGVGHLLWNSTVEYWSSGSWNGNYFGLAPEMIGAVMPSFKFVNNEEEAYFIYTLHNDTAIVHTAIDVSGRGLVGIWLDSLQDWLVNYRQPVAQCDVHATCGPFTVCNDAAHETCSCMRGFSVRSPMDWDLGDRTDGCMRNTPLGCAGEGNRTGLGDRFYPVPSVTLPYGPEKVQAATGEGDCEQACLGNCSCTAYSFGGGICSVWRGKLYNVKQQSGASSDGNGEVLYIRLATAEVAGVETKKSGRISTGVAIGAAVGASAAAAILMIILGLMVWRRKGKWFDSKLGNAQGGIGIIAFRYVDLQRATKNFSEKLGGGSFGSVFKGYLNDSVTLAVKRLDGAHQGEKQFRAEVNSVGIIQHINLVKLIGFCCEGDKRLLVYEYMPNHSLDVHLFKADEAVLDWNVRYQIAIGVARGLAYLHTSCRDCIIHCDIKPENILLDVSFVPKIADFGMAKVLGREFSHAMTTMRGTIGYLAPEWIGGTVVTSKVDVYSYGMVLFEIISGRRNSCPEYFKDGDYSTFFPMQAARKLLTGEIGSLLDAKLHGDVNLKEVERICKVACWCIQENELARPTMAEVVQVLEGLSELDMPPLPRLLNAVTGGSPTSLRH, from the coding sequence ATGCGTCCCCCTCATCACCTTCTCCTCggactcctcctcctctgcctgcacgcgccgccgcgccccgccgccgccgcggacaCGGTGTCCCCCGGCAACGGGCTCGCCGGCACGGCCGCCAGGCTCGTCTCCAACAACAGCAAGTTCGCGCTCGGCTTCTTCAAGGCGGACAGCGAGTCCCCGAACACCTACCTTGGCATATGGTTCCACAGGGTCCCCAAGCTGACCCCGCTCTGGAGCGCCAACGGCGACAGCCCCGTCGTCGACCccgcctcgccggagctcgccaTCTCCGGCGACGGGAACCTGGTCATCCTGGACCGGGCCACCCGGTCCGTCGTCTGGTCCACCCGCGCCAACGCCACCACCAGCCGCACCGTCGCCGTGCTCCTCGACGACGGCAACCTCGTCCTGCGGAGCGCCTTCAACGCGTCCGACGTCTTCTGGCAGAGCTTCGACCACCCGACGGACACCCTCTTCGCCGGCGCCAAGATCGGCTGGAGCAAGCGCACCGGCCTGAACCGCCGCCTGGTCTCCAGGAAGAACTCGGTCGACCAGGCCCCCGGCCTGTACTCCCTGGAGCTGGACCTCAACGGGGTCGGTCACCTCCTCTGGAACTCGACCGTGGAGTACTGGTCCAGCGGGAGCTGGAACGGCAACTACTTCGGCCTGGCGCCGGAGATGATCGGCGCCGTCATGCCGAGCTTCAAGTTCGTCAACAATGAGGAAGAGGCCTATTTCATCTACACCCTGCACAATGACACGGCCATCGTGCACACGGCGATAGACGTCTCCGGCCGGGGCCTCGTGGGCATATGGCTGGACAGCCTGCAGGATTGGCTGGTGAACTACAGGCAGCCTGTTGCTCAGTGCGATGTCCACGCGACCTGCGGGCCTTTCACGGTCTGCAACGACGCGGCGCATGAAACCTGCAGCTGCATGAGGGGTTTCTCCGTGAGGTCGCCCATGGACTGGGACCTGGGGGACCGAACGGATGGGTGCATGAGGAACACTCCACTGGGCTGTGCAGGTGAGGGAAACCGGACAGGTCTCGGAGATAGGTTCTACCCCGTGCCAAGTGTCACGTTGCCCTATGGCCCGGAGAAAGTGCAGGCTGCTACAGGTGAAGGTGACTGCGAGCAGGCGTGCCTGGGCAACTGCTCTTGCACTGCGTATTCCTTCGGGGGAGGGATCTGCTCTGTCTGGCGTGGCAAATTGTACAATGTGAAACAACAATCGGGTGCTTCTTCTGATGGAAATGGGGAGGTGCTTTACATCCGCCTTGCCACAGCGGAGGTGGCAGGTGTGGAGACAAAGAAGAGTGGCCGGATTAGCACCGGTGTTGCCATTGGTGCTGCCGTTGGTGCTAGCGCTGCCGCTGCGATCCTGATGATCATCCTTGGTCTGATGGTTTGGAGGAGAAAAGGGAAGTGGTTTGATAGCAAACTCGGAAATGCTCAGGGTGGCATTGGGATCATTGCGTTTCGATATGTTGATTTGCAGCGTGCAACCAAGAACTTCTCAGAGAAGTTGGGGGGAGGCAGCTTCGGTTCTGTATTCAAGGGGTACCTGAACGATTCTGTTACTTTGGCAGTGAAAAGGCTGGACGGTGCCCATCAGGGAGAGAAGCAGTTCAGAGCAGAAGTGAATTCAGTTGGAATCATCCAGCACATCAATTTGGTCAAACTGATTGGGTTTTGCTGCGAGGGCGATAAGAGGTTACTTGTGTATGAATACATGCCCAATCACTCTCTTGATGTGCATTTATTCAAGGCAGATGAGGCAGTTTTGGATTGGAATGTCAGGTACCAAATAGCTATTGGAGTTGCCAGAGGCCTAGCCTACTTGCACACTAGTTGCCGGGATTGCATTATACATTGTGATATCAAGCCAGAGAACATACTTCTCGACGTGTCTTTTGTACCTAAGATTGCAGATTTTGGAATGGCAAAGGTTTTGGGGAGGGAATTCAGCCATGCCATGACTACAATGAGAGGAACTATTGGATACCTAGCGCCTGAATGGATTGGCGGAACAGTTGTTACATCTAAAGTTGATGTTTACAGCTACGGcatggttttgtttgaaatcaTATCAGGAAGGAGGAATTCGTGTCCAGAGTACTTTAAGGATGGTGATTATTCAACCTTTTTCCCTATGCAAGCTGCACGCAAGCTTCTCACTGGAGAGATTGGAAGTCTGTTGGATGCAAAATTgcatggtgacgtgaacctcaAGGAGGTCGAAAGAATCTGCAAAGTAGCATGTTGGTGCATTCAAGAAAATGAGCTTGCTCGACCGACCATGGCCGAGGTGGTGCAGGTTCTTGAGGGTCTTTCTGAGCTCGACATGCCACCATTGCCAAGGCTACTAAATGCAGTCACAGGAGGGTCACCAACATCACTGCGACATTAG